Proteins from one Panicum virgatum strain AP13 chromosome 7K, P.virgatum_v5, whole genome shotgun sequence genomic window:
- the LOC120641457 gene encoding uncharacterized protein LOC120641457 isoform X2, whose protein sequence is MAQDAREAPAGRGRSSAPPSTGMMWESPPSQMPTHAPFPSSSPYTGAFVGGAVTAGGAQLSPAAADSSHLPSEHVHGHAWNQSAHSVAAHGGSGYRENFLSLLGATTNVAPEIFQDVPAACDYLAGPVGATAAAAAGNTAGGAAAYGLGSVDRVAHGSSVGCAPRYDHEVKPADCSLQQGFGAPTASSFLQQMIPTRVEIQTALGYPGMGSGRPTESSSFGVGSLPDAGSFGGYRPAAEFMSTNSSTQEQDIRPGMGSSSSGSGAARVATRRRSEERGGGNAKKSKQEASRKASPPKAQAPKVKLGEKITALQQIVSPFGKTDTSSVLFETIGYIKFLHEQLRVHAVSHYINLT, encoded by the exons ATGGCCCAAGACGCACGCGAAGCCCCAGCTGGTCGCGGCCGCTCCTCCGCTCCACCAAGCACCGGCATGATGTGGGAGTCTCCTCCTAGCCAGATGCCAACGCACGCACCCTTCCCCTCCAGTAGCCCCTACACCGGCGCGTTCGTCGGCGGGGCGGTCAcagccggcggcgcgcagctctcgccggcggcggccgactcGTCGCACCTGCCGAGCGAGCACGTCCACGGCCACGCCTGGAACCAGAGCGCCCA TAGCGTGGCAGCGCATGGGGGCAGCGGCTACAGGGAGAACTTCCTTTCTCTGCTCGGGGCGACGACGAACGTGGCGCCGGAGATATTCCAGGACGTCCCCGCGGCGTGCGACTACCTCGCAGGGCCGGTgggtgccacggcggcggcggcggctggcaacacggccggcggcgcagctgcCTACGGCCTCGGCAGCGTCGACCGTGTGGCGCACGGGAGCAGCGTGGGCTGCGCGCCACGCTACGACCACGAGGTGAAACCAGCAGACTGCAGCTTGCAGCAGGGGTTTGGAGCTCCCACGGCTTCATCATTTCTGCAGCAAATGATCCCTACACGGGTGGAGATTCAGACTGCTCTGGGTTATCCCGGCATGGGATCTGGGAGACCGACGGAGTCTTCTTCTTTTGGCGTGGGGAGCTTGCCGGATGCCGGTTCTTTTGGTGGTTACAGGCCAGCTGCAGAATTCATGTCTACGAACAGCAGTACACAGGAGCAGGATATTAGGCCG GGGATGGGCAGTAGCAGCAGTGGAAGTGGAGCAGCCAGAGTAGCCACGAGGAGGAGATCAGAGGAGAGGGGCGGAGGAAACGCGAAGAAATCGAAGCAGGAGGCTTCCCGCAAGGCGTCGCCACCCAAG GCTCAGGCACCCAAAGTGAAGCTGGGAGAGAAGATCACAGCACTGCAGCAGATCGTGTCACCTTTCGGGAAG ACTGATACATCGTCGGTGCTGTTTGAGACGATCGGGTACATCAAATTTCTTCATGAGCAACTACGG GTACATGCAGTAAGCCATTATATCAATCTGACATAA
- the LOC120641457 gene encoding uncharacterized protein LOC120641457 isoform X1, which translates to MAQDAREAPAGRGRSSAPPSTGMMWESPPSQMPTHAPFPSSSPYTGAFVGGAVTAGGAQLSPAAADSSHLPSEHVHGHAWNQSAHSVAAHGGSGYRENFLSLLGATTNVAPEIFQDVPAACDYLAGPVGATAAAAAGNTAGGAAAYGLGSVDRVAHGSSVGCAPRYDHEVKPADCSLQQGFGAPTASSFLQQMIPTRVEIQTALGYPGMGSGRPTESSSFGVGSLPDAGSFGGYRPAAEFMSTNSSTQEQDIRPGMGSSSSGSGAARVATRRRSEERGGGNAKKSKQEASRKASPPKAQAPKVKLGEKITALQQIVSPFGKTDTSSVLFETIGYIKFLHEQLREMAILLQLIHVQLITDVCRSKIV; encoded by the exons ATGGCCCAAGACGCACGCGAAGCCCCAGCTGGTCGCGGCCGCTCCTCCGCTCCACCAAGCACCGGCATGATGTGGGAGTCTCCTCCTAGCCAGATGCCAACGCACGCACCCTTCCCCTCCAGTAGCCCCTACACCGGCGCGTTCGTCGGCGGGGCGGTCAcagccggcggcgcgcagctctcgccggcggcggccgactcGTCGCACCTGCCGAGCGAGCACGTCCACGGCCACGCCTGGAACCAGAGCGCCCA TAGCGTGGCAGCGCATGGGGGCAGCGGCTACAGGGAGAACTTCCTTTCTCTGCTCGGGGCGACGACGAACGTGGCGCCGGAGATATTCCAGGACGTCCCCGCGGCGTGCGACTACCTCGCAGGGCCGGTgggtgccacggcggcggcggcggctggcaacacggccggcggcgcagctgcCTACGGCCTCGGCAGCGTCGACCGTGTGGCGCACGGGAGCAGCGTGGGCTGCGCGCCACGCTACGACCACGAGGTGAAACCAGCAGACTGCAGCTTGCAGCAGGGGTTTGGAGCTCCCACGGCTTCATCATTTCTGCAGCAAATGATCCCTACACGGGTGGAGATTCAGACTGCTCTGGGTTATCCCGGCATGGGATCTGGGAGACCGACGGAGTCTTCTTCTTTTGGCGTGGGGAGCTTGCCGGATGCCGGTTCTTTTGGTGGTTACAGGCCAGCTGCAGAATTCATGTCTACGAACAGCAGTACACAGGAGCAGGATATTAGGCCG GGGATGGGCAGTAGCAGCAGTGGAAGTGGAGCAGCCAGAGTAGCCACGAGGAGGAGATCAGAGGAGAGGGGCGGAGGAAACGCGAAGAAATCGAAGCAGGAGGCTTCCCGCAAGGCGTCGCCACCCAAG GCTCAGGCACCCAAAGTGAAGCTGGGAGAGAAGATCACAGCACTGCAGCAGATCGTGTCACCTTTCGGGAAG ACTGATACATCGTCGGTGCTGTTTGAGACGATCGGGTACATCAAATTTCTTCATGAGCAACTACGG GAGATGGCGATCTTGCTCCAGTTGATACATGTACAATTAATCACAGATGTGTGTAGAAGTAAGATTGTGTAG